In Pseudomonas glycinae, the DNA window TGGCGCTGTTCCTGATCCTCTGGCTGTTCTCGCGCAAGCCGCGGCCGACCATGGCGGTTTCGGGCATGTTCGCGCTGTTCTATGGCATCTTCCGTTTCATCGTCGAATTCGTCCGCGTGCCGGACGCGCAACTGGGCTATCTGGCCTGGAACTGGCTGACCATGGGTCAGGTACTCTGTGTACCGATGATCATCGGCGGGCTGTTCCTGATCTGGCTGGCCTACCACCGCGCCCCGGCGGCGCCGGTTGCACCGACAGCTTAAATATTCGAACCCCGGCGACGTCTGCCGGGGCTCAAGGACACAGGTAACTCATGAAGCAATATCTCGATCTGGTGTCGCACGTCATCAACAACGGCACCAAACAGGCCAACCGTACCGGCGTGAACACCATCAGCTTTCCGGGCGCGATGCTGCGCTTCGATCTGCAGGAAGGTTTCCCGGCGATCACCACCCGCAAGATGGCCTTCAAATCGGCCATCGGCGAGATGTGCGGCTTTCTGCGTGGCGTGAACAGCGCCGCCGAATTCCGTGCGCTGGGCTGCAAGGTCTGGGATCAGAACGCCAACGAAAACGCCCAGTGGCTGGCCAATCCGTTCCGTCAGGGCGAAGACGACCTCGGCGAAATCTACGGCGTGCAATGGCGCAAATGGCCGGCGTACAAGCAGATCCCGTTGAGCAACACCGCCGCCATCGAACAAACCCTGAGCAACGGCTACAAGCAGATTGCTCAGGGCGAAGAAGACGGCCAGGCCTACGTGGTGCTGTACAAGGCCATCGATCAGGTGCGCCAGTGCGTCGACACGATCATCAAGGACCCGGGCAGCCGGCGCATCCTGTTCCACGGCTGGAACTGCGCCCAGCTCGATGAAATGGCCTTGCCGCCGTGCCATCTGCTGTACCAGTTCCACCCGAATGTCGAGACCAAAGAGATTTCTCTGACCCTCTACATCCGCTCCAACGACCTGGGCCTGGGCACGCCGTTCAACCTCACCGAAGGCGCCGCGCTGCTAAGCCTGATCGGTCGCCTGACCGGCTACACGCCGCGCTGGTTCACCTATTTCATCGGTGATGCACACGTCTACGAGAACCACCTGGACATGCTCAACGAACAGCTCAAGCG includes these proteins:
- a CDS encoding thymidylate synthase, which gives rise to MKQYLDLVSHVINNGTKQANRTGVNTISFPGAMLRFDLQEGFPAITTRKMAFKSAIGEMCGFLRGVNSAAEFRALGCKVWDQNANENAQWLANPFRQGEDDLGEIYGVQWRKWPAYKQIPLSNTAAIEQTLSNGYKQIAQGEEDGQAYVVLYKAIDQVRQCVDTIIKDPGSRRILFHGWNCAQLDEMALPPCHLLYQFHPNVETKEISLTLYIRSNDLGLGTPFNLTEGAALLSLIGRLTGYTPRWFTYFIGDAHVYENHLDMLNEQLKREPFAMPKLKISDRVPEFAKTGVYQPEWLELVEPSDFSLEGYEHHAPMTAPMAV